The following nucleotide sequence is from Arvicola amphibius chromosome 1, mArvAmp1.2, whole genome shotgun sequence.
TGAGACAGCTTAGCGGGTAAAGGTGCTTTTgccaaatcagaagacttgagttgaATCCCAGGGATGCACgtgttggaaggagagagctcCTGCATGTTGTCCTGACTTTATAGCTGTGTCAAGACACCCATACAGccacacacacgtgcagacacccagaataaatacaaatgtaatttaaACACAGGACAgagctgcttctgcctcagggAAGCCTGGAAAGGGTTTCTACCTTCAGCATCATCTGCAGGACACAACACTGGGCCAAATGCAAACTTGCATTTCCTCTGTATCCTCAGTCGGGTTCCTAATGGACTCTCTTCCTCTTCCGAGGGACCCAAACCCAGTCTATCTACATCATGGTAGGCAGTTTTCCTATTTCCAGTTTTCCCATTGTAAGCTGAGTACGTAGATAAGCAGACACATGGTGGGAATAGGgggatgtgtttttatttttgctggagacagtctctctctctctctctctctctctctctctctctccccttaaatttattatgtatacagggttctgcctgcatgtatgcctgaaggccagaagagggcaccagacctcattacagatggttgtgagccaccatgtggttgctgggaattgaactcaggacctctggaagagcaactagtgctcttaactattaaccattgagccatctctccagcctggagacAGTGTTCCTTATATCCCATATTGGCCTCAAATTCTCCATGTAGACAATGATGAGACTGAGCTTCTTATCCTCCTACCttcttctcccaagtgctgggattgcaggcctatGCCAACACCCTTTAGGATAGAACCTAGGGCTTCTGAATGTGAGACAAACACCCTTCCAACTGAGTTACAGTATCAGCCCATGAGGGGATAATGTTTGGGAACTATATAAATAAGAAATCCTGGATCTGCCTTTCCCTTGGGGCCCCAGAAACAACTAGATTCCTACAGACTACTAATGCACAGACAGTTCATCCACCTTCCGGGAGGAGGGCACTAACTACGAACTTTTATATAGTGACAAGGGGCATTCAAACACTCTATTTGCTCTGATCCCAAAGGATctgtccccacccacccacaaacTCACAGTGACTACAATTCATTAGACTTAGAGGTGTcacagatttattagaaatgaCTGTTTAGGAAGCCCGAGCCCCATCATGGAGCAGGGACTGGATGGCAGAGGAGTTAGATGGAAGCAGGCTTAGGACTTCCTCCTTCTTGATAGAGAAGACTGACCTCAGCCAAGGAGCCAGAATGACAGCACTGGGGCCAGGCTGGGCATGAGAGGCACCAGTGACTGGggaacagccctagctgtcaCAAGGGAAGCATAGAATGCTGCCACCTCCTCATTGGGATTGCCCTGGGCTGGGTCGAACCACATCTGGATACAGCGGCCGCTCCCTCTGCTGTAGTTGCTGACCTTGTAGGAGTGGCTCCAGAGACCCTCACACAGGCTGGCTGGTGTGGGGAAGTAGTGCTGAAACGTTTGGCAGGCTGCAGTGGCCGGGCACTTGTTAATGCCTGCAGGCAGAATCACAGTAGACATCAGCATTCAGCCCTAGGGTCAAAACTCACCCCGGAGTCGTTAATCTCCCTTTTCCAAACCCTAACTCCATCTGACTCCAGTGCCCTTACCTGAGGTCCAGTCCCAGCCCTTATGCCAATCTGTCTTGCAGGTAAGTGAGGTGCGACAGGCTTCCCACCACTCCTGACAGTCCTCTTTGCACAGGGGAACATCCAGGAAACGCTCTTTGCGCCAGCTCTGGTCCACCTGGGTAGAGGGGACGTTGGCAGCTATAGCTGTAAAGAAACTGAGCCCAAGGGTACCCTCCTGATGTGTGTAAGGGAAGTTCCCATTACCTGCTGAATCCAAGGCCCCAGGTTGGGGGAGCACTCATACAGACAGGTGTCTTGGATGAAGTGCCGCTTGCAGGCAGGGGTCATCTTGCCACAGTGATCCCAGTTGAAGCTGTACAGACGGGAGTTGTCTTTGTGTATCTCCTGGCTGGTGTTGACTGAGCAGCAGGCGCTTCTCTTCCATGGACTACACTAGTTGGGGAAATGCAGGGCTGAGTCTCTGTGCCTACTCTGTATTCCACGTCAGCATCCAGCCATGTTTCACTTGGTCCTCACTTCCTTGCCCTAGATAGGCTGTTATGTGAACACTTACCACAGAggccccttccctttctctaggGAGATTCGGTTACCACAGTACAATGACGAAGCCAGAGGAGCGTTGTCTTTGAGATAATAGTTCTCTTTTATATAGCACCGCACACTTTATAAaaactctttcaaaaaaaaaaaaacaaagctgggcggtggtggcacacacctttaatcccagcacttgggaggcagaggcaggcagatctctgtgagttcgaggccagcctggtctacaagagctagttccgggacaggctccagagctacagagaaaccctgtctcaaaaaaaaaaaaaaaaaaaaaaaaaaccaaacaaacaaacaaaaactctgtaatcccagcattcagtaggctgaggatggaggatcatgaattcaagaccaacctagacAACATGgatgagactatctcaaaaacaaacaaaaaatctaggtgctggtggcacatgtctttaatcccagcactctggaggcagaggcaggtggatctctgtgagttcgaggccagcctggtctagacagagaaactctgtcttggaaaaaaaaatcatggtggCACAAGTTTATAAAACCAGCATTCagcaagtagaggcaggaggatcaagagttcaaggtcatcatcagtcataacctgagtttgaaaccctatatcaaaaaaccaaatagagccgggcggtggtggcgcatgcctttaatcccagcactcgggaggcagaggcaggcggatctctgtgagttcgagaccagcctggtctacaagagctagttccaggacaggctccaaagccacagagaaaccctgtctcgaaaaaccaaaaaaacaaacaaacaaacaaaaaaaaaccaaatagataGCCAAACAATTGTTTAAAAATCTCAAACAGGCCAGGCATTATGGTgtgcacatttaatcccagcactcgggaggcagaagcaggtggctctctgtgagttcaaggccatcctggtagcctggtctgcacagtgagttccagccttgacatttgttcattttaaaaagaaaacaaaaacaaaacaggccaaTGAGATGGTTTAGTGAGTAAAGAAGGCACTTGCTGCCGAGTCTAAGGACCAgagctcagtccccaggacctacaagaccgagagaactgactcctgcaagttgtcctttgacctcctcaCATGTgctatgcatgtatgtgcgcTTCCATGagcaagcatgtgtgtatgtcacacatacacacatagtaaatacatgtaataaaggTCAAATATCATATGCTGTGCTCTTATggatttttttactattttttaaaatttcatgtgtaTGCTGACATGTATGTATAAGCAAatcagaagatggcatcaaatcttctggaactgaagttataggtagttgtgagccgccttgtgcatgctgggaattacattcttcagtccagtcctccacagcagcagtaagtactcttaactgctgagtcatctctccagtcctatgtTCAATACTATATagaatagatatagatatatagatacacatcAATACTATTATACATATACTAATCtgtattagtatatattaataataaaataattactataattactatatataaatattaacataTAATCCTGGGATAGACATATCCCAGTGCTCCTGGGAAAGACATAGcaatcaataataaaatgaactgtcaaaataaataaatataaataagattttttttgcttgcttgtttttaaggcaaggtctcactcTACTTTTGGCTGCCTTggagctctgtagcccaggctagccttgaacacatagagatcttctagtctctgcctcctgagtgttgggtttaaaactgtgtgccacctcacctgaccatgtttttgtatttgtttttaactttacatttctttccaGAATATAAAAGAGTAAACATTTTTGTTACAAAAAGGCCACACTGAGTTTCCATCTGTTGGCATAAATGTTTATAAACTATGTGGATAGCAGTCCACAAACCTGTGGCTCTCATAGAGGGCCTTCCCACTTCTGTGTTTGGCCCTCTGGCTACTGAGGGTAGAAACCATCTCTCCTGTGGTTTCTCACCCTCCAAATTTCTAGAGCAGCTCTCCCTAGTCCTACCTGAACCCTGTCATAGGGCTATGTGTCTAACTGCTGTGGGTCCGTGTGCCTCCGTGGACTCTAATTTGAGCGTACAGAGATTATCATCGCATGGCCTCTAGGTAGAGGCTCTAAAGAGCACTGCATCATGGCCACCACCGAGTCCTCTTTGGAGAGCCTCAGGAAAGCACCTCACTGCTTTCCCGGCTCCACCACATCACCTCCAACCATCTCCAGCAGCCCAGCGGCagctcagagtgtgtgtgtgtgtggggggggggtctggctGCTCACCACACCCACCCTGACTTCCTCCTCTCTGACTCCTGACACTACGCTCGCTCGTCAGAACCTGGTCGTGCAGCTTGTCCTCCGGGCCCGGCCTTGTCTTGTGGTGCTTGGCATCCATGCAGGTGTTGAGCAGGTCTGCTCTGTTCCGGGCACTGCATGTGGTGGCTATGCAGACCAAAACCAGCACTGGTGTCTGTTTGTAGGccatgtctttctgtctgtgcagAGGGAACTATGGTTAGGGAGACCGAGACACCCCCTCGTTCCCTGTGGGCGTGTCTCATTCCTTCCCAGCCTCAGTGAAAGATAAGGGCAGACCCTGCTCCTTCAGCACTTGGACCCTGAGGCTCCCTAAGCCTGGAACAAAGATCAGCAAGAATGCTCTCTGACCCTGTGGCACAGGTTTATAAAAGGAGCTGGGCTTCCCAGGCTGGAAGAAATGTGATGCCCTCATCTTCTTTCCGGACTCCTTGACATGTAGTTCAATGTTCAGGTCCCTGACTGCTTGCTACCTTGAGAAGGGCCAGGACACACAGATCCTTCATCCTGTCACAAGCAAGTTCTCTGCACTCAGCCTGTATCAGCTGGGTCATCATGTCAGACTAGAAATCCTGTTAGCCCTGGGGGAGATGGTGACCTGGCCCTGCCGAGTTCTCCAGATTGGCAGTAGGATCAAGTGACATACCCTGCAGGATGGTGTTTGGTCAGAGggcacagaaaaggaaagaatggtgCTTTTTAAAGCTTTGCTTCCTATTTTCCTTCCCTGTTCTCCAAAAGCCCTGCACCCTAGCCTGACCCAGCTTCTGTGGCAAATGCACCAGACCCTTGCTAAGctgtcaaagaaaacacacagaacaaattcAGCTGCAATTGGCAGGACATACCTATAATTTTCATGTATTGAAGAGGGTGATGAGGCAGAGGAATTGTGGGGTttaggtcagtctgggctacatagtgataacTCCCCACCCCAAAGTAATGCCCTAAAAAGCTGAGGAACAATATAAAAGTCTCTCTTGGGGTGGACAAGATGAAATAGTGTGTAtgaatgacctgagttcaatccctctGAGAGCAGGAAAAAACTGACTTCCCACATGTATACGTCCTCAAATACATTCTATCAATCGATAAGTGTGaggcatttttaaagatttggattttaaaaacacatacatgcatacacacatgcatacttacatAAATATTTCCTTGTTAGAACCAACTAAACTAACACTCGGGGTCATAGGAAGAGCCTGGGGACCATGATGATcccttctctgctccttcccacCTTCACCTCACCCTGGCAGATCTTCTCCTTCAGGGCTCCCTCTGTGGAGCACCTAAGGGTTGCTGCTGGagacaagcccctcccccttcgCCATCTCTGCACACATTGACCCCTTCTGTAGCTTACCTCCCAAGGGTAAGCTTGGGACAAGTTTTCCCTCCAGTTTCTTCTTTGAGTCATTCACCTTCCTCTCAAAAGCCAGAATGAtctatctctgttttctttttcctttctttctctcagtccacccttcctttcctgtttcctttcttgttctttttcttaataaattttttatgtgcattggtattttgcctgcatgtatgtctgtgtaagggtgtcagatcccctggaataggagttacagacaggtgtgagctgtcatgtgggtgctgggaattgaacctgggtcctctgcaagatatgccagtgctcttaaccactgagctgtctctccatccccttcttgttcttttttttttttttaagacagggtctctgtgtagccgtagctggcctggaacttgttatgcagaccaagctggcctggagctcaccgagTTCATCCTtccacttttcttattttattttccttcctataGAACTAGTCATGGACCCTAGAGCCTTAAAAATACTAAACCAgagctcttccactgagctacatttccaggCCAGagattttagatttgtttttattttaattataagtaGGCAAGTGTATCTGCGTGTGGATATGTGCATGAGAGAGCAGGTGCCCATGAGGGTGAGAGCGCTCTTTCAGAGAGAGATAGGTCCCTTCTTTGAACAAACCACCCAGTCCCCCAATGTCCTTGTCATCCTTCCCACTTGGAAGATCTTACCTGAATATCCTTGCCTTCTGGCAGCACACATAAGAGTGTCCAAGTTGGCCTGACCCTAGGCTAGCAACAGCTCAGAGCCTGGGCAGTCCCCACAGTCTTTGTCCGTAGCCCAGCAGAGGATGAGCGCTTTGGTAAGCACAAAATGAAATATGCCCGCTCATCACTTCCGTTTTTCCTTCTCTTGCAAACCCCACCCTCTTAGGGGCTCAGTGAGTCCATCATCTAGTCTTTGCTGTTTTCATTCATCTCTACTTTTGTTCCcccgttttgtttttttgagacagggtttctttgtgtaaccgccctggctattctggaactctctctgtagaccaggctggcctcgaactcacagagatctgcctgcctttgctttccaagtgctgtgatttaaGGCATGCATCAACACTAcctggcctttctttttttacttataCATGTGCCCCTTGTATGTGGGTACCCACAAAGGGCAGAAGAGAGCATGAGGCCCACTGGAGCTGGAGCACCCTAAACGGAGGTGCTCATAACTGTGGAAGCCTCTCCTCAGCCCCCTTCTGTAGTCCACACACTCAGCATCCACCAATATCTGGACCGTTGCCCATCCCCGAGGGAATCCAAAGTTTGTAGATACTGCAGGTGGTTCTTAGGACAAGGCTGGCTTTGGTGCTAAACCCTGGCTGAAAAGAAACCAGGCTGTAAGATCATGCCAATAGGGCCCGGCGAGAAATCCACCCCTTTCAAAGCTCCCAGGAGTCCCTAGACCCCTAGACCTTACCAAGCTGTAATTGGCTCCACAAAACATTTTGAGAATTATACATGTAAAAGCCTGGCATATCCTGCATAGGCATAAATGATTTCTGTCAGCTTAAGTTGAGAGTGGACACAGGTAGAAGCTGACAGATTTTCCCtgctatacagaaaaacaaattgtctttcttaaccatttttatagtttgggttttttttgggggggggggggttgagacagggtttctctatgtatctttggttgtcctggaactcactctgtagaccgggctagcctcgaactcgcagaggtctgccttcctctgcctcctgagtgctgagattaaaggcatgtgccaccactcctggcttagatttattattgttgttgttaaaatatgccatcaccacctgactgtttactcttattttatgtctgtgcatATTTTGCCCTCGGAGACCGGAAGAGAGTATAGGATCCCCAGAACTGAAGTGAGAGATGGTTGTGAATTGATGCGTAGATGCTGGTAATCCAACCGagacttctgcaagagcagcaagtgctcttgacatAAGCCATCTTTCTCCCCCATCTGAACCCTTTAAAACTACGTTGGTCACTAGTGGCCGTCCGAGTCACTTTGGAGCCCCATCTCCGCAGCCTTTGCATCCTGCAGCAATGATACTCTAGAACTAGACCTGGAGACACACGCCTGTTACCACAGctactcagaggctgaggcaggaggatcacaagttcaaggccagtatagGTTGCAAAATGAATTCAAAGCCGGCATGGGAAACTTAAtgaaactgtttcaaaatgaaCTCCCAGAGCTCACCAAGTGGGtggagctgtctctgcctccccagtgctagagttATAAGCGTTCACCACCATACCCaattttttcttcatatctagATATGGGATTtaggttttcatattttttacaaacattataaaaattaaacaaataaacaaataataataatgtaatttgGCAGGTCTGTAAATCAGACAACTCTTTCCACAATCAGAATGTGTGGCTGTTATGTGGGAATTTTTatagttcttgtttttgtttattcttttgttttatttcaagacagtgtctcattaaGTAGCCCAGTCTAGCCTCAGAAGTCTTGCCTTGGCCTCTTGGAATTTCAGGCATGTTCTACCTTGCTGGCTAGTTGTGGCTgtttatttactgattttcataGAATAATtctataaaatctattttctttgtcCTGTGTGCTCACTGAAGTTTCTGCCTGACTAACTTAGAAGTCAACTAAtatgccgggcgatggtggtgcacacctttaatctctccatttgggaggcagaggcaggctgacttctgtgagttcgaggccagcctgatctacagagtgatttccaggacagccagggctgttacacagagaaaaatctgtctcggaaaacaaacaaacaaaaaaaagtcaactaATAATGAAACTGGAAATTCCTTGTATGCCTCGAACCATAAGCTTCTTCCCCTTCTTCGGGGCTCTGCATGTTGGTTGGACCAGTCGGCTCCGCCTTTGCCTTCTCTTCCTGACAATGCCGGCTAGCCTCGGGATCCCTGAAGCTGAGTGTCTTCTCAGGCCTTCCTAGACATTCAGGTTAGTGAATGAATGTCTGAACTTCTAGATCCCCAGGGATGCTCCAGAGCTTTTCAAAGGGCCCTGTAc
It contains:
- the LOC119819073 gene encoding folate receptor beta isoform X2, which gives rise to MTPACKRHFIQDTCLYECSPNLGPWIQQVDQSWRKERFLDVPLCKEDCQEWWEACRTSLTCKTDWHKGWDWTSGINKCPATAACQTFQHYFPTPASLCEGLWSHSYKVSNYSRGSGRCIQMWFDPAQGNPNEEVAAFYASLVTARAVPQSLVPLMPSLAPVLSFWLLG
- the LOC119819073 gene encoding folate receptor beta isoform X1 — encoded protein: MAYKQTPVLVLVCIATTCSARNRADLLNTCMDAKHHKTRPGPEDKLHDQCSPWKRSACCSVNTSQEIHKDNSRLYSFNWDHCGKMTPACKRHFIQDTCLYECSPNLGPWIQQVDQSWRKERFLDVPLCKEDCQEWWEACRTSLTCKTDWHKGWDWTSGINKCPATAACQTFQHYFPTPASLCEGLWSHSYKVSNYSRGSGRCIQMWFDPAQGNPNEEVAAFYASLVTARAVPQSLVPLMPSLAPVLSFWLLG